One genomic window of Choloepus didactylus isolate mChoDid1 chromosome 27, mChoDid1.pri, whole genome shotgun sequence includes the following:
- the LOC119521305 gene encoding vomeronasal type-1 receptor 4-like isoform X1: MSIPRICCLPPSHPLVAMTGTLSSPSQLLGKPLVQKTSIRDWALADMSSRNLAMGTIFLFQTIFGILGNFCFLHHYSLLYCSGYRLRRTDLIAKHLIAGNSLTLLCKGVPQTMATFELQDFLNDFGCKLLFYLHRMGRGVCIGSTCLLSIFQAITISPSNSRWAEMKVKAPNYIGLSISLCWLLSMLVNVIFPVYVTGNRRNDTIKKRKDFGYCSAKYHDRSADSLYAALLSFPDALCLGLMLWASGSMVSILYRHKQRVQHIHRTSLSPRSSPESRATETIRLLVSTFVSFYTVSSILQVFLALLNNPSWWLVNTCAFINTSFPTISPFVLMSCDPRVSRLFFSWLRNTKSRHRMRKL; the protein is encoded by the coding sequence AAACCTCTGGTTCAGAAGACAAGTATCCGTGACTGGGCACTGGCAGATATGAGTTCCAGGAATTTAGCAATGGGAACGATCTTCTTATTCCAGACGATATTTGGAATCCTGGggaatttctgttttcttcaccaTTACAGCCTCCTTTACTGCTCTGGATACAGGTTAAGACGCACAGATCTGATTGCCAAGCACCTGATTGCAGGTAACTCCCTAACCCTCCTCTGTAAAGGAGTCCCCCAGACAATGGCCACCTTTGAGTTGCAAGATTTCCTCAATGATTTTGGATGCAAACTTCTTTTCTACCTTCATAGAATGGGCAGGGGTGTGTGCATTGGCAGCACCTGCCTCTTGAGTATCTTCCAGGCCATCACCATCAGCCCCAGTAACTCCAGATGGGCAGAGATGAAAGTGAAAGCTCCCAATTACATCGGCCTCTCCATATCCCTGTGCTGGCTCCTCTCCATGCTGGTAAATGTCATTTTCCCTGTGTATGTGACTGGCAATCGGAGAAATGATACTATTAAGAAGAGAAAAGATTTTGGGTACTGTTCTGCTAAATATCACGACAGAAGTGCAGACTCACTCTATGCAGCATTGTTATCATTCCCTGATGCTCTGTGTTTGGGGCTCATGCTCTGGGCCAGCGGCTCCATGGTTTCCATCCTGTACAGGCACAAGCAGCGGGTCCagcacatccacaggaccagccTTTCCCCCAGGTCCTCCCCTGAGTCCAGAGCTACCGAAACCATCCGTTTACTGGTGAGCACCTTTGTATCTTTTTACACCGTCTCCTCCATTTTACAAGTTTTTCTGGCTCTTTTAAATAATCCCAGTTGGTGGCTGGTGAATACTTGTGCATTTATCAATACAAGTTTCCCGACGATCAGCCCCTTTGTTCTCATGAGCTGTGACCCCAGGGTATCCAGGCTCTTCTTTTCCTGGTTAAGGAATACAAAATCCCGTCATCGTATGAGGAAACTGTAA
- the LOC119521305 gene encoding vomeronasal type-1 receptor 4-like isoform X2, which translates to MTGTLSSPSQLLGKPLVQKTSIRDWALADMSSRNLAMGTIFLFQTIFGILGNFCFLHHYSLLYCSGYRLRRTDLIAKHLIAGNSLTLLCKGVPQTMATFELQDFLNDFGCKLLFYLHRMGRGVCIGSTCLLSIFQAITISPSNSRWAEMKVKAPNYIGLSISLCWLLSMLVNVIFPVYVTGNRRNDTIKKRKDFGYCSAKYHDRSADSLYAALLSFPDALCLGLMLWASGSMVSILYRHKQRVQHIHRTSLSPRSSPESRATETIRLLVSTFVSFYTVSSILQVFLALLNNPSWWLVNTCAFINTSFPTISPFVLMSCDPRVSRLFFSWLRNTKSRHRMRKL; encoded by the coding sequence AAACCTCTGGTTCAGAAGACAAGTATCCGTGACTGGGCACTGGCAGATATGAGTTCCAGGAATTTAGCAATGGGAACGATCTTCTTATTCCAGACGATATTTGGAATCCTGGggaatttctgttttcttcaccaTTACAGCCTCCTTTACTGCTCTGGATACAGGTTAAGACGCACAGATCTGATTGCCAAGCACCTGATTGCAGGTAACTCCCTAACCCTCCTCTGTAAAGGAGTCCCCCAGACAATGGCCACCTTTGAGTTGCAAGATTTCCTCAATGATTTTGGATGCAAACTTCTTTTCTACCTTCATAGAATGGGCAGGGGTGTGTGCATTGGCAGCACCTGCCTCTTGAGTATCTTCCAGGCCATCACCATCAGCCCCAGTAACTCCAGATGGGCAGAGATGAAAGTGAAAGCTCCCAATTACATCGGCCTCTCCATATCCCTGTGCTGGCTCCTCTCCATGCTGGTAAATGTCATTTTCCCTGTGTATGTGACTGGCAATCGGAGAAATGATACTATTAAGAAGAGAAAAGATTTTGGGTACTGTTCTGCTAAATATCACGACAGAAGTGCAGACTCACTCTATGCAGCATTGTTATCATTCCCTGATGCTCTGTGTTTGGGGCTCATGCTCTGGGCCAGCGGCTCCATGGTTTCCATCCTGTACAGGCACAAGCAGCGGGTCCagcacatccacaggaccagccTTTCCCCCAGGTCCTCCCCTGAGTCCAGAGCTACCGAAACCATCCGTTTACTGGTGAGCACCTTTGTATCTTTTTACACCGTCTCCTCCATTTTACAAGTTTTTCTGGCTCTTTTAAATAATCCCAGTTGGTGGCTGGTGAATACTTGTGCATTTATCAATACAAGTTTCCCGACGATCAGCCCCTTTGTTCTCATGAGCTGTGACCCCAGGGTATCCAGGCTCTTCTTTTCCTGGTTAAGGAATACAAAATCCCGTCATCGTATGAGGAAACTGTAA
- the LOC119521305 gene encoding vomeronasal type-1 receptor 4-like isoform X3, which produces MSSRNLAMGTIFLFQTIFGILGNFCFLHHYSLLYCSGYRLRRTDLIAKHLIAGNSLTLLCKGVPQTMATFELQDFLNDFGCKLLFYLHRMGRGVCIGSTCLLSIFQAITISPSNSRWAEMKVKAPNYIGLSISLCWLLSMLVNVIFPVYVTGNRRNDTIKKRKDFGYCSAKYHDRSADSLYAALLSFPDALCLGLMLWASGSMVSILYRHKQRVQHIHRTSLSPRSSPESRATETIRLLVSTFVSFYTVSSILQVFLALLNNPSWWLVNTCAFINTSFPTISPFVLMSCDPRVSRLFFSWLRNTKSRHRMRKL; this is translated from the coding sequence ATGAGTTCCAGGAATTTAGCAATGGGAACGATCTTCTTATTCCAGACGATATTTGGAATCCTGGggaatttctgttttcttcaccaTTACAGCCTCCTTTACTGCTCTGGATACAGGTTAAGACGCACAGATCTGATTGCCAAGCACCTGATTGCAGGTAACTCCCTAACCCTCCTCTGTAAAGGAGTCCCCCAGACAATGGCCACCTTTGAGTTGCAAGATTTCCTCAATGATTTTGGATGCAAACTTCTTTTCTACCTTCATAGAATGGGCAGGGGTGTGTGCATTGGCAGCACCTGCCTCTTGAGTATCTTCCAGGCCATCACCATCAGCCCCAGTAACTCCAGATGGGCAGAGATGAAAGTGAAAGCTCCCAATTACATCGGCCTCTCCATATCCCTGTGCTGGCTCCTCTCCATGCTGGTAAATGTCATTTTCCCTGTGTATGTGACTGGCAATCGGAGAAATGATACTATTAAGAAGAGAAAAGATTTTGGGTACTGTTCTGCTAAATATCACGACAGAAGTGCAGACTCACTCTATGCAGCATTGTTATCATTCCCTGATGCTCTGTGTTTGGGGCTCATGCTCTGGGCCAGCGGCTCCATGGTTTCCATCCTGTACAGGCACAAGCAGCGGGTCCagcacatccacaggaccagccTTTCCCCCAGGTCCTCCCCTGAGTCCAGAGCTACCGAAACCATCCGTTTACTGGTGAGCACCTTTGTATCTTTTTACACCGTCTCCTCCATTTTACAAGTTTTTCTGGCTCTTTTAAATAATCCCAGTTGGTGGCTGGTGAATACTTGTGCATTTATCAATACAAGTTTCCCGACGATCAGCCCCTTTGTTCTCATGAGCTGTGACCCCAGGGTATCCAGGCTCTTCTTTTCCTGGTTAAGGAATACAAAATCCCGTCATCGTATGAGGAAACTGTAA